From a region of the Salinispira pacifica genome:
- a CDS encoding response regulator, with amino-acid sequence MPKVLIVDDLESNRYVLKTLLKLFGPKAGVEVLEASSGVASVEIIRNEKPDLILMDVKMEREDSGIEVVKVIRTIPEFRDTPIWAVTAQAMDAHDGMESDKERSLRAGFTEHITKPINQAEMLRKIADTLGLHIPDRIKKRMGI; translated from the coding sequence ATGCCTAAAGTGTTGATTGTGGATGATCTTGAGTCCAACAGGTATGTGCTGAAGACTCTGCTGAAACTCTTCGGCCCCAAGGCAGGCGTGGAGGTGCTGGAGGCGTCCAGCGGAGTGGCTTCAGTTGAAATTATCAGAAATGAAAAGCCCGATCTGATCCTTATGGATGTTAAAATGGAACGGGAGGATTCGGGAATAGAAGTGGTCAAGGTGATCAGAACCATTCCGGAGTTCCGTGACACTCCTATCTGGGCGGTCACAGCCCAGGCCATGGATGCCCATGACGGCATGGAATCGGATAAGGAGCGCAGCCTGAGGGCGGGGTTCACCGAACATATCACCAAACCAATCAACCAGGCGGAGATGCTCCGGAAAATTGCTGATACCTTGGGTCTTCATATACCCGACAGGATTAAAAAGCGGATGGGAATTTAG
- a CDS encoding PASTA domain-containing protein, whose protein sequence is MKQIFSAMQTKMKSLLPDPQEHPENRYFKILLWGFLGIFALGILAGTVTLFITLQGAEDTMIPNLKEMELVSALEELQSRGLNVRVQQRFDGDPELRGAVIEQRPDAGSQVRVGRTVQLIVSKGPVVDQVGDYLGLTLDDLRRQLAAQFATHESLLEVRNENISYIFSEEPQGTIISQEPQAGTKLSGYTDLKLLVSRGPEVLGFEAPETLGLDYRQALGLLAGRSIPFVFRYSSQEDDNSIPGLVVSQFPAAGETVEPDSPLVLRITPLEPESSNEISDIFYSFIPESALPVPVRVEFTSPEGDVTPYFQTTHSGGELSFPFVLEISSQITVYADGDIITRYTVQPETAEEEGEDGEAENNG, encoded by the coding sequence ATGAAACAGATCTTCAGTGCAATGCAAACCAAAATGAAAAGTCTTCTCCCTGATCCCCAGGAACATCCTGAGAATCGCTATTTCAAGATTCTGCTGTGGGGATTTCTGGGGATTTTCGCCCTGGGAATTCTGGCCGGGACGGTAACCTTGTTTATTACTCTTCAGGGAGCGGAAGATACCATGATTCCCAATCTCAAGGAGATGGAGCTTGTTTCCGCCCTGGAGGAACTGCAAAGCCGGGGACTGAATGTGAGGGTGCAGCAGCGTTTCGACGGCGACCCGGAACTCAGGGGGGCTGTTATTGAGCAGCGCCCGGATGCGGGAAGCCAGGTGCGGGTTGGAAGAACCGTTCAGCTGATTGTAAGCAAGGGACCGGTTGTGGATCAGGTAGGCGACTATCTGGGCCTTACTCTGGACGATCTCCGCCGACAGCTGGCAGCACAGTTCGCCACCCATGAATCTCTTCTTGAAGTCCGGAACGAAAATATCAGCTATATCTTTTCCGAAGAACCCCAGGGAACCATTATTTCCCAGGAACCCCAGGCAGGTACAAAGCTCAGCGGTTATACCGATCTGAAATTGCTGGTAAGCCGGGGGCCGGAAGTTCTGGGCTTTGAAGCGCCGGAGACCCTGGGTCTTGATTACCGTCAGGCTCTTGGACTCCTCGCCGGGCGGAGCATTCCCTTTGTATTCCGCTACAGCTCCCAGGAAGATGATAACAGCATTCCCGGGTTGGTGGTGAGTCAGTTCCCCGCGGCGGGGGAAACCGTCGAGCCCGACAGTCCCCTGGTGCTCAGAATTACTCCCCTTGAGCCCGAAAGCTCCAATGAGATCTCCGATATATTTTACAGTTTCATCCCGGAATCCGCTCTTCCGGTGCCGGTGCGGGTTGAATTCACCTCTCCGGAAGGGGATGTTACTCCCTATTTCCAGACCACCCACAGCGGCGGCGAACTTTCATTTCCCTTTGTTCTGGAAATATCTTCACAGATTACCGTATATGCCGATGGTGATATTATAACCCGATATACCGTGCAGCCTGAAACCGCCGAAGAAGAGGGAGAAGACGGAGAAGCCGAAAACAACGGCTGA
- the def gene encoding peptide deformylase, producing MAMLDLVILPDERLHKISSPVASINGELADYCDQMIEAMHEGSGIGLAGVQVGRMENLFVVHVPDEEPRVFINPEIRGFSETLAPYEEGCLSIPGVYAEVQRPEAVQVRAWDRNGKEFDLEADGILARVIQHEYDHLQGKLFYEYLKPGQRKRLLAAYEKNQKK from the coding sequence ATGGCCATGTTAGATTTGGTAATACTTCCGGACGAACGTCTTCACAAGATATCTTCCCCTGTTGCAAGCATTAATGGTGAGCTTGCGGACTATTGCGATCAGATGATTGAAGCCATGCATGAAGGCAGCGGCATAGGTCTGGCGGGAGTGCAGGTGGGACGGATGGAGAACCTTTTTGTGGTTCATGTTCCGGATGAAGAGCCCAGAGTATTCATCAACCCGGAAATACGGGGTTTCTCCGAAACTCTGGCTCCCTATGAAGAGGGCTGTCTGAGCATACCGGGTGTCTACGCCGAGGTTCAGCGCCCCGAGGCCGTGCAGGTCCGTGCATGGGACCGGAACGGCAAAGAATTTGATCTGGAAGCCGACGGAATTCTTGCCCGGGTGATTCAGCATGAATACGATCATCTTCAGGGAAAACTTTTTTACGAATACCTGAAGCCCGGGCAGCGCAAGCGTCTTCTGGCAGCCTACGAGAAAAATCAGAAAAAATGA
- a CDS encoding RluA family pseudouridine synthase gives MKQGDSPRSNYSPPVEILYEDNHLMIVNKPCSMLVQGDNTGDIPLLEELREFIRIRDAKPGNVFLGLVHRLDRPTSGAVVFAKTSKALSRMNRLFQGKGVEKIYWALVDSLPPDTRGELRHFLRRDSGKNKSFAAPSPGKGRKEAVLKYRLVHSLERYHLLEVELLTGRHHQIRAQLSAINVHIRGDLKYGAARSNPDGGISLHARSIAFEHPVKHTPLQVTADPRNVQGDDLWKKLPIYGSM, from the coding sequence ATGAGGATAATCATCTGATGATTGTGAACAAGCCCTGCTCCATGCTGGTACAGGGGGACAATACCGGTGATATCCCCCTGCTGGAGGAGTTGAGGGAATTTATCAGGATCCGGGATGCCAAACCAGGAAATGTGTTCCTTGGGCTGGTCCACCGTCTTGACCGCCCCACCAGCGGGGCGGTGGTCTTCGCCAAAACCTCCAAGGCTCTCAGCAGAATGAACCGCCTCTTTCAGGGAAAAGGTGTGGAGAAAATTTACTGGGCTCTGGTGGATTCACTCCCTCCTGATACACGGGGCGAACTGCGGCATTTTCTCCGCCGGGATTCGGGAAAAAACAAGAGCTTTGCAGCTCCATCTCCCGGGAAGGGACGGAAGGAGGCGGTGTTGAAATACCGTCTGGTGCACAGCCTGGAGCGCTATCACCTGTTGGAGGTGGAGCTGCTCACCGGCAGACATCATCAGATCAGAGCCCAGCTCTCTGCGATTAATGTGCACATCAGGGGCGATTTAAAATACGGTGCGGCACGGAGTAATCCCGACGGCGGTATCAGCCTCCATGCCCGCAGCATCGCATTCGAACATCCGGTAAAACATACTCCCCTTCAGGTAACTGCGGACCCCCGGAACGTGCAGGGCGATGATTTGTGGAAAAAACTCCCCATATACGGTAGCATGTAA
- a CDS encoding HAMP domain-containing sensor histidine kinase yields the protein MQNIRLPLLLKLAIIFLAVMVVPAAIVAVYVKQQFDEINYINRTETLEYGRTSLSALLEEEWRSLFSVARSLEDSVTIFLDEETPLSRQIISKGRGISVFSARGELLFDASLDCCNAEEAFSTIFSSTGDYAGFLGQEEQGDGSIRFMQNEIVLNYAVKLERNDQKAVAVIQSSIGSHVFDMLRQVSDLRTSIFFLPREAVGEESESDGPGEYSIPLMFSTGINEYGERLARLDVSEREYGILLQGVQRFSREEGARIYLNSPFSEVITDTNRNEMIGILPLLVSKSGLYAAELAIPREIQESPQEIEYLWVIISALFILVLLMSLLITMYVVAPIMSLNQGVESLRKSIGSERGFEELKVESNDEIGDLAESFNLLAGELTMSLDKIRQQRREILEYAQNLEDKVKERTREAEAARVRAEMANVHKSKFLVNMNHEFRTPLNSISGITDLLRYGAYEKNDEIALVLEELMELLPQGKHPLAREFMEFLFEESNPYYFVLEKMRNEFEEAGDEGSGAWREPMERILQLVQEEERGKMKAYANISEGGKTLIHIVDDVINLSRIESGTIDIHPEVSSLSEIINYVMVHSESYCRAKNKTALISLERSSDPQLPEHIYIDHYRVKQILMNLMSNAVKYTERGKVVLKTRKIRRDGRDYIQFIVSDDGIGIDPKDHHLLFREFGRTFNVRDIEGTGLGLAISRKLVEAHGGEVGFDSEPGEGSDFWFILPLELPPRNGAAKAG from the coding sequence ATGCAGAACATTCGTCTGCCCCTGCTGCTGAAACTGGCGATCATATTTCTGGCAGTGATGGTTGTCCCGGCTGCCATTGTGGCGGTGTATGTAAAACAGCAGTTTGACGAGATCAATTACATCAACCGTACGGAAACCCTGGAATACGGTAGAACCAGTCTCTCAGCCCTCCTGGAAGAAGAGTGGAGAAGTCTCTTTTCTGTGGCAAGAAGTCTGGAGGACAGCGTAACCATATTCCTGGATGAAGAGACGCCCCTTTCACGGCAGATTATCAGCAAGGGGAGGGGGATCAGCGTCTTCAGCGCCCGGGGAGAGCTTCTTTTCGATGCATCCCTTGACTGCTGCAATGCCGAAGAGGCGTTCAGCACGATCTTTTCCAGCACCGGGGACTATGCGGGGTTTCTGGGGCAGGAGGAACAGGGTGACGGTTCTATCCGCTTTATGCAGAATGAAATTGTGCTCAATTATGCGGTAAAACTTGAGCGGAATGATCAGAAGGCTGTTGCTGTAATCCAATCCAGCATCGGATCCCATGTATTCGACATGCTGCGGCAGGTCTCTGATCTCCGCACCAGCATATTCTTTCTTCCACGGGAGGCCGTTGGGGAAGAGTCGGAATCCGACGGCCCCGGAGAGTACAGCATTCCCCTCATGTTCTCCACGGGAATCAACGAATACGGGGAGCGCCTGGCCCGTCTGGATGTGAGCGAAAGGGAGTACGGAATTCTCTTACAGGGTGTTCAGCGGTTCAGCAGGGAAGAGGGCGCGCGAATTTACCTCAATTCGCCGTTCAGCGAAGTAATTACCGACACAAACAGAAACGAAATGATCGGCATTCTCCCTCTGCTGGTGTCCAAAAGTGGATTGTATGCCGCAGAATTGGCCATTCCCCGGGAAATTCAGGAGTCGCCCCAGGAAATTGAGTATCTCTGGGTGATTATATCCGCCCTCTTTATTCTGGTCCTTCTTATGAGCCTGCTGATCACCATGTATGTGGTTGCACCCATCATGAGTTTGAACCAGGGAGTGGAAAGTTTGCGTAAAAGCATCGGGTCGGAGCGGGGATTCGAAGAGCTTAAGGTGGAAAGCAACGATGAGATAGGTGATCTGGCTGAGTCCTTTAATCTGCTGGCTGGTGAACTCACCATGAGTCTGGATAAAATCCGGCAGCAGCGCCGGGAAATCCTGGAGTATGCCCAGAATCTGGAAGATAAGGTGAAAGAGCGCACCCGGGAGGCGGAGGCTGCCAGAGTACGGGCTGAAATGGCCAACGTCCATAAATCGAAATTCCTGGTGAACATGAATCATGAATTCCGCACTCCCCTGAACAGCATCAGCGGTATTACCGATCTTCTGCGCTACGGAGCATATGAAAAAAATGACGAGATTGCCCTGGTGCTGGAAGAACTCATGGAACTCCTTCCCCAGGGGAAACATCCTCTTGCCAGAGAGTTTATGGAATTTCTCTTTGAGGAAAGCAATCCCTATTATTTCGTTCTGGAAAAAATGCGAAACGAGTTTGAAGAAGCTGGAGATGAGGGTTCAGGGGCATGGAGAGAACCCATGGAGCGCATCCTTCAACTGGTCCAGGAAGAGGAACGGGGAAAAATGAAGGCCTATGCCAACATCAGTGAGGGCGGAAAAACCCTCATTCACATCGTTGACGATGTTATCAATCTCTCCCGGATCGAGTCCGGAACCATCGACATCCATCCTGAAGTCTCCAGCCTCAGCGAGATTATCAACTATGTAATGGTGCACAGCGAGAGTTACTGCCGTGCAAAGAACAAGACGGCTCTGATCTCTCTTGAACGGAGCAGCGATCCTCAGCTGCCGGAGCATATCTACATTGATCATTACCGGGTGAAGCAGATACTCATGAATCTCATGAGCAATGCGGTAAAATACACTGAGCGGGGAAAGGTGGTGCTGAAAACCCGGAAAATCCGGAGGGACGGAAGGGATTACATTCAGTTTATCGTCAGCGATGACGGTATCGGCATCGATCCCAAAGATCATCATCTGCTGTTCAGGGAGTTCGGGAGAACCTTCAACGTGCGGGACATAGAGGGCACCGGTCTGGGCCTGGCCATCAGCAGAAAGCTGGTAGAGGCCCACGGCGGCGAGGTGGGCTTCGATTCCGAACCCGGAGAGGGCAGCGATTTCTGGTTTATTCTTCCCCTGGAACTGCCCCCCAGAAACGGGGCAGCCAAGGCCGGTTGA
- a CDS encoding bifunctional metallophosphatase/5'-nucleotidase, whose protein sequence is MKQQLSRYFSGNLRVPGGYVKFLLVLCVVSILSLSCERSFTPHLDILSAHSLKGQIFSDVKEVNGGEIRHRGFSLLSSGLNQFRSRTTFPHLFIADNNSIHGSPEAYFSRGMNIIELLNSAECDALIVDTRELYFGLPRLQELAEAAEFPMVSANIRLKFSNEPPEFIQPYFYHPRYNILIIGLSSPNLIERSLPAHNQDVSLIPSSRAVEQAIRQFQMDSGMSWTVSQAPLVERPFVLVNAVSHKLNAGETPVFPGNLDPDQIDLLVMGERDLPYDGFARSLVNLPGMDPRWKNKLVLVDDGRSDRGGFLDRIRIMNGKIQNYTELALDSARLEPDTEISELLFTIREESGSILGQRIADSSEEISHSFSGDSELAHIVTNAMLDYSSADFALINSGSMRGGLDQGPVTVHEAYSLLPFESGLYTLEARGDQILEILNRSASLYADPEGEKGFLQGSGLEYAVSLQNGLYVVRPRDVKIGGEPLDMGRNYTLVTSTFLHAGGDGYEEFGELPILREHNDTLLAVFLRYLNSMEEIRPSPEPRIRLKLS, encoded by the coding sequence ATGAAGCAGCAATTGTCCCGGTACTTTTCCGGCAACCTGAGGGTTCCCGGCGGATATGTAAAATTCCTCCTTGTATTGTGCGTAGTCTCCATTCTTTCCCTGTCCTGTGAACGGAGTTTTACCCCCCATCTCGATATTCTTTCCGCACATTCCCTGAAGGGGCAGATATTTTCGGATGTGAAGGAAGTAAACGGAGGAGAAATCAGGCACCGGGGATTCAGCCTTCTTTCCTCAGGCCTGAATCAGTTCCGGAGCAGGACGACGTTTCCCCACCTGTTCATTGCAGATAACAACAGTATTCACGGAAGCCCTGAGGCCTATTTCTCACGGGGTATGAACATCATTGAACTGCTGAATTCTGCGGAATGCGACGCACTGATTGTGGATACCCGCGAGCTGTACTTCGGTCTGCCCAGGCTGCAGGAGCTGGCTGAGGCGGCGGAGTTTCCCATGGTGAGCGCCAATATCCGCCTGAAGTTCAGCAATGAGCCTCCGGAATTCATTCAACCCTATTTTTATCATCCCCGCTATAATATTCTCATAATAGGTCTTTCCAGTCCCAACCTTATTGAACGCAGTCTTCCTGCCCACAACCAGGATGTGTCCCTGATTCCTTCTTCCCGGGCCGTTGAGCAGGCAATCAGGCAGTTTCAGATGGACTCGGGCATGAGCTGGACGGTCTCCCAGGCCCCTCTAGTGGAACGCCCCTTTGTGCTGGTGAATGCGGTAAGTCACAAGCTCAATGCCGGTGAGACGCCGGTCTTTCCGGGTAATCTGGATCCCGATCAGATTGATCTGCTGGTCATGGGAGAACGGGATCTTCCCTATGACGGCTTTGCCCGCTCCCTTGTGAACCTTCCGGGGATGGATCCCCGATGGAAGAATAAACTGGTGCTGGTTGACGACGGCCGAAGCGACCGGGGAGGTTTTCTGGACCGGATTCGGATAATGAACGGCAAGATTCAGAACTACACAGAGCTTGCCCTGGACTCGGCGCGATTGGAGCCTGACACAGAAATCTCTGAACTTCTGTTCACCATTCGGGAAGAGTCGGGAAGCATACTGGGGCAGAGAATAGCAGACAGCAGTGAAGAGATTTCCCACAGCTTCTCGGGTGACTCGGAACTGGCGCATATCGTTACCAACGCCATGCTGGATTACAGTTCCGCCGATTTTGCACTCATAAACAGCGGTTCCATGCGTGGGGGGCTGGATCAGGGGCCGGTGACCGTTCATGAAGCGTATTCCCTTCTGCCCTTCGAATCGGGATTGTACACCCTTGAAGCACGGGGGGATCAGATACTGGAAATTCTGAACCGATCGGCATCGCTGTACGCCGATCCGGAGGGTGAGAAGGGATTCCTCCAGGGATCGGGGCTGGAATATGCGGTATCCCTTCAGAACGGTTTATATGTAGTGAGACCCCGGGATGTTAAAATCGGGGGAGAACCCCTTGATATGGGAAGGAATTACACCCTTGTCACCTCTACATTTCTCCATGCCGGAGGTGACGGGTATGAAGAATTTGGCGAGCTGCCCATTCTCAGGGAACACAACGATACCCTGCTGGCAGTTTTTCTCAGGTATCTCAACTCCATGGAAGAGATCCGGCCTTCCCCGGAGCCGAGAATTCGACTGAAATTGAGTTAG
- a CDS encoding NADP-dependent isocitrate dehydrogenase, with product MKKITVARGDGIGPEIMDATLKILSAAKAEIEPEFIEIGKSQYLAGNSNGMNQDAWNSIRKNRIILKAPVTTPQGGGYKSLNVTIRKTLGLFANVRPCRSFTPYVETYHPHLDVVIVRENEEDLYAGIEHRQTIDVAQALKLISRPGSERVIRYAFEYARAYGRKKVTVMIKDNIMKISDGLFHRIFNEIKEEYPEIESEQQIIDIGTARLASAPERYDVVVTPNLYGDIISDVVAEISGSVGMNGSANIGKNAAMFEAIHGSAPDIAGRKLANPSGLINAAVMMLVHIGMPDTGRRIENAWLKTIEDGIHTAEIYSDGHSTHLANTDEFADAVIDRLGSNPGFFHGAEFSSDMPAIKIPDYQRPDVKKVLAGVDVFIDHGSISPDELGNTLSDIAGAARSSLLLKVITNRGVKVYPQGFPETFTTDHWRCRFLMEKPPVSTDMEGLEPESVIEIQQLIMGAGLEIIKTENLYYFDGEPGYSLAQGE from the coding sequence ATGAAAAAGATCACCGTGGCACGGGGAGACGGTATCGGACCAGAGATCATGGACGCCACCCTGAAAATTCTATCGGCGGCAAAAGCGGAGATTGAACCGGAATTCATCGAGATCGGAAAGAGCCAGTATCTGGCGGGGAACAGCAACGGAATGAATCAGGATGCATGGAACAGCATCAGAAAGAACCGCATCATTCTGAAAGCACCTGTTACAACTCCCCAGGGCGGCGGCTACAAAAGCCTGAACGTGACAATTCGCAAAACTCTGGGACTGTTTGCCAACGTACGTCCCTGCCGTTCATTCACTCCCTATGTTGAAACGTACCACCCCCATCTGGATGTGGTGATTGTACGGGAAAATGAGGAAGATCTCTACGCAGGAATTGAGCATCGTCAGACTATTGATGTGGCCCAGGCCCTGAAGCTGATTTCCCGGCCCGGCAGCGAACGGGTTATCCGCTACGCCTTCGAATACGCCCGGGCGTACGGCAGAAAGAAAGTCACGGTGATGATCAAGGATAATATTATGAAGATCAGTGACGGGCTGTTCCATCGCATCTTCAACGAGATTAAGGAGGAGTATCCGGAAATTGAAAGCGAACAGCAGATCATAGATATCGGAACCGCCCGGCTGGCATCCGCGCCGGAACGCTACGATGTGGTGGTAACGCCCAATCTGTACGGCGACATCATCTCCGATGTGGTTGCAGAAATTTCCGGTTCGGTTGGAATGAACGGGTCGGCAAATATCGGGAAAAATGCCGCCATGTTCGAGGCCATCCACGGTTCCGCACCGGATATTGCCGGGAGAAAGCTTGCCAATCCTTCAGGTCTGATCAATGCGGCGGTCATGATGCTGGTTCACATCGGCATGCCCGATACCGGACGCAGAATCGAAAATGCCTGGCTGAAAACCATCGAGGACGGCATTCATACCGCAGAAATTTACTCAGACGGGCACAGCACCCACCTTGCGAACACCGATGAGTTCGCAGATGCGGTAATTGATCGGCTTGGCAGCAATCCTGGCTTTTTCCACGGAGCAGAGTTCAGCTCCGATATGCCCGCCATCAAAATTCCAGATTATCAGCGCCCGGATGTAAAAAAGGTGCTGGCGGGGGTGGATGTGTTTATCGACCACGGAAGCATCAGCCCCGATGAGCTGGGAAACACCCTGAGCGACATCGCCGGCGCCGCCAGAAGCAGTCTGCTTCTTAAGGTGATCACCAACCGGGGAGTAAAGGTGTACCCCCAGGGATTTCCGGAAACATTCACCACCGACCACTGGAGATGCAGGTTTCTTATGGAAAAGCCGCCGGTGTCTACAGATATGGAGGGCCTTGAGCCGGAATCGGTGATTGAGATTCAGCAGCTGATCATGGGCGCCGGGTTGGAGATCATCAAAACCGAAAATCTGTACTATTTTGACGGAGAACCAGGCTACAGTCTGGCTCAGGGGGAATAA
- the fmt gene encoding methionyl-tRNA formyltransferase yields the protein MRILFAGTPAFAVPSLKQLHESSSHRVVAVLTNPDAPVGRGRKLKPSPVKQYALEHDIPVLQPSRLGREAREEVLKYEPQGMAVVAYGRIFGPKFLSLFNGNAVNLHPSLLPLYRGPAPLPAAILAGDSVTGISIQKLALKMDSGDILIQEQLPIHINDSAATLGDRASLRGARLLSDALDGLENNSLTPRVQDETAASYCTLLHKDDGIVDWNQSAHAIHRLVRAYTPWPLAHTRWGERGLNILETRLLTQELEEKNNPDLNRRISSLTESAVRKPGTVIGMDKSLGILVQTGDGILVLTRLQLHTKKALDFISFLNGNSGFISSVLGG from the coding sequence ATGAGAATACTTTTTGCAGGTACTCCGGCCTTCGCAGTTCCATCTCTGAAACAGCTTCATGAATCTTCATCCCACCGGGTCGTGGCAGTCCTCACCAATCCGGATGCCCCTGTGGGAAGAGGCAGGAAACTGAAGCCAAGTCCTGTGAAGCAGTATGCCCTTGAACATGACATTCCTGTTCTTCAGCCCTCCCGTCTCGGCAGGGAAGCCCGGGAAGAGGTGTTGAAATATGAACCCCAGGGCATGGCAGTGGTTGCGTACGGCAGGATTTTCGGGCCGAAATTTCTTTCCTTGTTCAACGGCAATGCGGTGAACCTCCACCCCAGCCTTCTTCCCCTGTATCGGGGGCCTGCGCCCCTTCCTGCTGCTATTCTCGCCGGAGACTCGGTTACCGGCATCAGCATCCAGAAGCTGGCGTTGAAAATGGACAGCGGCGATATTCTGATACAGGAGCAATTACCCATACATATTAATGACAGTGCAGCCACTCTGGGAGACAGGGCCTCCCTCAGGGGGGCACGGCTGCTGTCGGATGCTCTGGACGGCCTGGAAAACAATTCCCTCACCCCCCGGGTGCAGGACGAAACTGCTGCAAGCTACTGCACTCTGCTCCACAAGGATGACGGAATTGTGGACTGGAACCAATCCGCCCACGCAATCCACCGTCTTGTCCGGGCGTACACGCCCTGGCCCCTTGCCCACACCCGTTGGGGGGAAAGGGGACTGAATATTCTGGAAACCCGGCTGCTGACTCAGGAGCTTGAAGAGAAAAACAATCCGGATCTGAACCGGAGAATCAGCAGCCTCACGGAATCCGCCGTCCGCAAGCCCGGGACCGTGATCGGTATGGACAAGAGTCTGGGAATTCTGGTACAAACTGGAGACGGTATCCTGGTGTTGACCCGGCTTCAGCTGCATACCAAGAAGGCGCTCGATTTCATCAGTTTTCTTAATGGAAACTCCGGGTTTATATCATCGGTCCTTGGGGGATAA